ttgttcttcgcgatcgcacggGAAATTCCGCAATCGCGATGTGTAATCACTGGGCTGACTATTAAAATATCAcaatcgagggtttgaacccatgtctcatattttgagctagagacctcggatagcttcagtgaaggtgcagtggagaggtcatcatGTGGAGGatgccacctgggagaccgagcgggagatgcggagtagatatccacacctatttgaggctctaggtatatttctagacttgttcgaggacgaacatttttttaagagggggggatgtaacgacccgaccggtcgttccgagagttatagccccattcccccatttctgcttctttttgtgttattcaactatattatgatatgtcgggttagttggttcgggtccggagtggtttcagagtgaatttagacacttagtctctttattagaagcttaagttggaaaagtcaaccgaatattgacttatgtgtaaacgatctcggatttgaattttgatggttccgttagctccgttaggtgattttggacttaggagcgcgttcggaaTGTGATTCGGAGGtacgtggtagaattaggctcaaattggcgaaagttagaattttggcgattttggccggcagtgaaaattttgatatcagggttggattggatttttggaagttggagtaggttcgtggtgtcatttcagacttgtgtgcaaaatttgaggtcattcggacatagtttggtaggtttcggcatcgtttgtggaattcagaaatttctaagttcattaggcttgaatccgtgtgtaattcttgtttttggtgttgttgaaggtgatttgaaggttcgactaagtatTTATGGGATgcgttggtaggtttggttgaggtcccgagggcctcgggtgagtttcgggtggttaacggatcattttgggcCTTGGAGAGATAGCTGATCTACTGctgtattttggttctggtttcctcttatgcgTTCGCGAGatgggtctcgcgttcgcgaagagtgtttctgagatggtgaatttttgttctatgcgttcgcgaacgcgaagggtagggcagtgtgtgcatcgcgaatgcgtgagtggtgtcgcgttcgcgaagaggagtaagGCTATCGGGGACCCCAGGTCCTTGGTCCATGCATTCGCGAGATGAgcgtcgcgttcgcaaaggtttgAACTAGTAAGGCATTGCGTTCTTAAACCAGttgtcgcattcacgaagagtaAAGAGGAGAGGCAGTCTGAGTTGGTTTACGCGAGCGCGAGaggaaggtcgcgttcgcgaagaaggaatctgtGCAGACAATGTTAAATTCAAAATTTGAGGGTTTGAGCTAGAGAtcacggatttgggcgattcttgaagggattttagCGGAgttaattggggtaagtgtttttcacttggttttggttaaattccacgattatatcttgatttttatcatctaaattgtgatttggggtgaaatatTGGGGGAAAAGTTGAAGAGTTCTTGAGAGGgagttttgaggttttgaaggggattttgttgtcggacttttggtaaattttgtatgactagactcgtgagtgaatgggctttcgggttttgtgacttttgtcgaataTCGAGACGTGGTCCCTGTgcccgggtttgagccgatttcggagtttggctataatttggtatttttcttgtggaattgattcctttagcctatattgatcgtattgtattgcaTGTGGCTAGATTCtggacgtttggaggccgaattGAGATGCAAAGTCAttccggagtaggattttactcggattgaggtaagtaacagtcttaaatctggttttgagggtatgatatcccgagaatttgtatgatgtaaatatttggaggtgacgcacatgctaggtgatgggcgtgtgagcgtCCACCATGAGGGATTATGactggtccgtcccgtgagactgtaaagtcgaatatacattgttattacttgtttttcctcgtctttgagcaattgactgcctttcatgttagaaaccatgcttaggccatatgatatcactattgggaCCTGCATCGgttgtatacttgttgaattgactgcaagttgttgtcttgtactcagtcacagtcttattgtgtgttatatctcttttttctctcatttcttgttgatacttgttgtattctctgtttgggctggttattatgatattctgtgagctcGAGGGGCTTGAGAGGTTAGTGACTGTGATTGGGCCTGAGTGCTGGGTTGGGAGTATGTGAGATATATTggatcaggctgcatgccgcagcaatattggattgggttgcacgccgtaacaagccttcgggctatatatcgaatcgggctacacgccgcaacaatatatggatcgggttgcacgctgcagcaatatatagtgcttgggctgtaggagcccctccggagtctgtacacccaagtgagcgcatgtacctttgattgtgagtattgaggctgagagccgagtgaatAAGCTGTTGAGATAGATGAGTGACAGTAGCCCTGCGAGGTTATACTTGCTCTTAATTGTTGTTGCACttcgttgctaattgttgttattGCGAATTTTTCTGGAGGTCTTATATTGTTGTACCTGAGCTCGAAATGTTGATTTAAAACACCggattgaaagcatgcctatttttcttgctgaaattactgaaatgaactacatttgtgtagctcgtcactgcttctcagttccttatttaattttgttacttaccgagttggaagtactcacgttactccctgcaccttgtgtgcagattcaggtgtgacTAGACGTGGAGGTCATTAAGTTCGTGCGCAGTTGATCTTTCGGAgatttacgaggtagctgccggtgttcgcagaccttgtgctccttccttattatctttctttctctataTTGATATCTAGATGCTGACTATTGTAGACACTATCTTTTAGATTGAGAgtctagttgctcatgactcagtgacaccccgatgtcggactattgttccgcacttatgttttatttgggttttacccagTATTAATGAGAAACTccgattattttaaatatcttaattcatttctgttaaattttgaaagtgttttggaaaggtcggcttgcctagtaccacgataggtgccatcacgatgggttatgttttgggtcatgacatttttGCAATCAGAACCACTTCACCAATTATAAGATTAGTGACAGTGCAAGACTTTGACAAGAACTCGACTTTGTTTCCTTTATCGCAGATATGAGAGATACTCAACAGGCTATATTTCAAGCCATTCAAATAATACACATTTTCAATTGAGTGAGAGAGTGTTTTCCCAATCTTTCAAACTCCCggaatgtatccctttttgccattTCCAAAGGACACACTCTCACCTTGTAGGACCTTGAGTGAAAGGAAACCATCCATTCTTCCAATCATGTGTTTAGAGCAGCCATTATCCATGTACCATTTTTGACTGCTTCTCTTCACCACTGTCTACACAAGAGAATGAGAAATGAAACTTAGGAACTCATATAAGTTcgggtcccttgtaatgagggAAAGGGCGAATCAGACTTCTTTTTGTCTATGCAGGCATCCCACATTTCTTTTTTTCAGAGAATCAAGTTCCTTAGCAGCAAATACTTTTTCAACAAAAACTTTGTTTTTCTATTGGGACTTAAAATTTGCTTTACATGAATCTTTGTAATGACCAGTTTTACGACAATGAGTGAAAAGCCATTTATCAGGCACAATACATACTTGCTATGTGGGTTATAGGGGGCCTTTTCTTTGTGGAACCCGATTCATTGCCCGCTCCCCCCATTAATTTTATACATGGAAGTAACTATATCAGAGGAACATGTCCACTTTAGAGATGTATCTAGATCATTTTTTAACCCTACTTAAATCTTCCTGAAGTTATCTATTTCTTTCATATTCAGCAACAAgacttaattttatatttttgagtttattttcaaGCTTAAGGTGTGCCTCACTTGCCACTTCCTTTCTTTTAGAAGAGTTCATGCATTTTTCCATTGAATGTTTTAATATGATATTTTCTATCTCTAATGTTCTATATCTCAAATTTCCTTAATTAAAGCATTTTTATCATTAACGAGATTGTGGTAAGCATCAATTGAAACAATAGCTAAAGATACCAGCTTCTTTTGAGAATAAgacttcaaatattttttgaatgtctagaaagtttacctcatcgtCATCATTATCTTCTTCCTCATCGGATTTTTCCATCTGTGCAAATATGGATTCATATTCAGCAGCTTCACTTTCAACGGCCATCATGGAGGTGTCTCTTTGCTCATCATCACCCTTAGATTTACTAGAGGAATCTCCCCAGGCATCCAGAGCTTGCTTCACAACATTATCAGCGGCATCTCTTCTCTTGAACTTACTGTCAGGGAGCGGGTTCCTCTTAATCGTCTTATCCGCGTTATGTTTGTAATTGTCCTGCTTGTGGAGAGGACAATCTTTGATGAAATATCCTATATTTCCGCACTTGTGCCAGCAATCATAACCTTTAGTGTTTTCGCCAGAGTTGCCCTTCTTAGGAATTCCTCGATTTAGACAAACCCTTTTTCTGAAATCTTTGTTTAAGATAGGCCATGTCAGTGTCATCTCCACTTGAGTCACTGCTGTCTGCCTTgagaaccaggttcttctccttTTTAGGTTCTCTTCTTTCATGATCTTTCTTCTTATTCATCTCATTAGTTTTCAGATttccaatgagttcatcaatagTCAACTTTTGCAGATCCTTTGCTTCATCAATAGTCAACTCTCCTAGGAACCAGGTAACACACTGAGTATTTTTCTAACCAGTTTTTTCCTTGGGATAATTTCTCCAAGGGAATGAATCTCATTGATGATGGAAGTAAAACGAGTATGCATATCCTGAATAGACCCATCCTCATTCATCTTGAATAGTTCATACTTTCTAGTAAGCATGTAAATTTTTGACTTCTTGACTTGAGTGGCTCCCTCATGTTCAGTTTGGAGAGCCTCCTCAGATCTCCTTGGCAGATTGACAGGCTGAGATCTCGTCTGGTCCAATGCCACAAACAAGGATCTTATTTGCCCTGAAGTTTTTCTCGATGGCCTTACGATCAACATCATTATATTCCTTCCTTGTCTTTGGAACTATAACTGTTCCCTCACCAATGGTCTTCATGGGGACGAAGGGTCCATTACAAATAACATCCCAGAGCTCTGAATCTTCTGCCATCATAAAATCATGCATTCTTGTCTTCCACTAGCCATAATATTggccattgaatcttggtggtctgtaggttgattgtcCTTCTTCAAAATTTGGTGGAGCAACCATGTTGatactttctaggtgttagccttatagaaagaacccgctttgataccaattgttgTAAACTAAAAGtgcaccaaactatatagagaacccgATTCTCTATCATTTCCCACAGAATACAAAAGTAAGTAAATAACACAACGatatttacgtggaaaactcccagctcacgggattaaaaaccacaacCTACActggtaggatttcaacttcactaactgagcaaactttagataaCAACCTATAATAATCTAGGAGTTAAAATCGTAATCCCTCACCTACTCATAATAACTATattgcaagcctctttgtaataactatATTACAAAGCTAACCACTTGACTAATTTTAGTCAAAACAACCACACATATTATAGTTTAAAAAATGTCCTGTGAAATGATCTGAAAAActgagtaggaattacaagtgaataatatgaacaaagacACAACAATACTAAAGGACACATGATGTAATCAATGTTGGGATCTGGTCCTTTGTTTTGTTGCTGTTTTGTTCTTCAATACCTTAGAGAGAATGAAGGCAGCTGCACACTTGAGAGTAATCAATATTTAGGTTATGCAAGTGTGTTGAAATTCCTTTCCTCGTATTGATAATATATGAGTGAGCTCATCAAAGATGATGCAAGGGAGTGTCCGGTACACAACATGCTTCAACAAGTTGTTGTACTGTTGCGTGTACAGTGCAATAGCTTTAATAGCTATTAGAGTTGACTTGTACTGTGACCGAAGGAACTGATCTCTATCTATTCCCTCTATTGTTCCCTTATCTGGTTTCATTTGAGAAATGAACCAGACATTTGACTCGTTGCTCTGAACGTTGCGGAACCAACTGTATCAGGTTCCCTATCTGGTTCTATCATTGagtttgttaaatcatcaaaacaaaagacACTTAACTTATTAGACTTACAAAACCAATTTGatgaataaatacaatatttgtttgagTTATACATAAATAGAACTCAAACCTGAAACTACAAAGGACAAATGATAGTTATGCCCGAGCAACAGATATATCTTCAATGTCATCTCTCGCCATACACAGTTGCATCAGCTCTAAGATCTACAcataaggtgcagaagtatagtatgagtacaactgaccccttgtacccaataagtatcttgactaacctcggtgaagtagttgACGAggttttttagttaaaagatactcattGATATAACATGTGTAGTGGAATAGCAATagaaacaatactaaaacataacAGAGAAGATTACAAGGACAAATATGCGAAGCAGTAAATGATTACTAGAAGAAATTATGGTCAATATTTCTTAATATCACAACCAATAATTTCCTCAAAGCGATGACCATCAAACCACGGTAGTAAATCCAGAgctttcatagtgtgagaaatgaactcaagatatcaaatcaaatggcacgacaacactcttcgtgcatttatctcatccttacCGAGCAtacgtataacagtaccaaccaggTGAAAGAAAGGCCAATTACAGTTACGACAAAGTTGGAGATACACATGTATTAATAACAAACAAGGCAATGCATAAGGACAACGATAACGGACTAGGTAGAAGGCATAGAAGTAATGACAGCAATTAAgatagaataacataaatttcactaactaACATGATAGAAGGCttagatgtagatataacaaacaggaaggaaagcatgatctttataagctaaacaaatagaaggcatgaataactaacatggtagaaggcttatacaaaagtgcaacaaatgagaaacgacATAGATGTGGATATGACAAACAAGAAGGAAAACATGATATTTTCAAGTTAAACAGATTGAAGGCATGATAATACAACATCAATTGAGGAAGAGGACAAAGACAGAAcaacaacgacaagtcacatacAAAACATAGGTGCAACAGTAATAACTCAAGATAAAGaaatgaatgtatacacaaggaaaagatatcacaatataatgcatgtccctcgtcctcgcctgcacgaaaaTATCCTTCGTTCCATGaaaatatgataatataaaaataatggctcggcatcacccttcgtaattttactctcatcctcacatggtaatgtaaatgaaatggcacaacatcgcccttcgtgcttaactcacatggcacgacatcacccttcgtgctttacactctttctctcATGGTAATATATATAAaatggcaaggcatcaccctCCGCGATTTACACTCTTTCTCATTAAGCACATGTATATGAATAACAAGCAAGAAAGGAAGaatgaataacatcaaggagagcgATTAAGCGAATATTCTAATGAACATAAATCACAGCTTTCATGCCAATAACAATTCAAAAACGTCAAGAACCTCATTTTTCAAGTATCTTAACCAATCTCAAAAAAATGATCTTCAACTCGAGTATCGAatccaatatctcaagaataacggtcgtagCGATGTACTTTTCATTAAGTATAGTGTTGACCGAATTTAGCACATTAATAGTTTCACAAAAATccgtcaaattttaatcaagtttgaataagctaaatcatgatttcttgTATTTAACTTCATATTCATATTAATCTAGAAGTAAAGTAAAACATGAGGCAAGAAGGCCACATATTCCAACAAGGCATAAATAATCGTATAATctacccccgagcatgattaaccctggcacatgcgtatacgctcgtcacctcatatatgcatcacctCCGCAACCAatatcaattagtaggaaaaattctcccaagaaagttaggtaagacacttacttctaacaagccaaatcgatacactagaagcaCTATCCTGCAAGGATTCTTTTCTTTtcacaaaaataataaagttatATTGCTAATTTATGTCTGATTAGTTATGAATTATACTAGGAATATATATGGTATATATAATTAAATTGTTAGTTTTACTCTGTGTCTTTCATAAGGTGCTAATTATACCCTATATATACATCACATTTGTATTTGAATTGAAATAAATATAGATGCAaaacaaatgttatataaatttaaaataatgaaTCCTGCAATGTAAAAATACACTACATGTATCTTAGTGTATAATTACTTTATAACatgaataaatttaaaaaaattctgtcatgacccggaatcccaacctcgaggtcgtgatggcgcctaacattcacttgctaggcaagccgacatgaTATAATTAAATAGCCAATTTTTAACAGTTTAAACACAATGATGATATACAACGAGAAATAGAAACCCAATCTGATACAGTACCAATATAAGTCATGTGATAATATATACTCTCAAAGATGCGGAGTCACGAGTGCACGAGCAGCTAGAAGTTCTACAAACAGAGTTTGAAATAAACACAACTGTTTCGAAggaaatgaacagtaaaagagggaagaggaaggggacttcaaggtctgcggacgccagcagatctacctcaagtgTCCGTATGCAATGATCTGAGCTGACGCACCTCACACACCGGTAGGGACCAATaccagaatctgcacaagaagtgcagaagtgtagtatgagtataaccgacccaatttactccgtaagtgtcgagcctatcctcgacgaggtagtgacgaggatatgacaggacaCCTACATAAATAAACTTGTACAAGTATATGCAAAGCAGTAACAATAACAGAGGATACCAACGTATAAagtgggaggggacatgcaaaaaTGGGAAAAATATGACAACTACGACAGGTGTGAAATCATATAACGACCAAATAAATCATCAACTAATGAAATTAGATAaccaatgatatgaaaatggcacgacatcacccttcgttcttttattctcgtccttaccatgaaatgatgataTAAGTAAAATGAAATGGTACAGCATGACCTttcatacttttactctcaacctcaccatgtaacaatgaataaatgagatgaatggcacaacatcacccttcgtgcttttactctcctcctcaccatataataatgaataaatgagataaatggaatgacatcaccattcatgcttttactctcttcctcactatgtattaatcaataaatgaTATAAATACAATgatacggtatcacccttcgtgcttttacactctttcttaccaTGTAACGAAGATAATATGAATTCAGGAAATAAATAATGCGGGGAATGTATTTAACATCAAATATGACTCCAAGAtaccaaacttcaacttccaaaatgctCAACAAATACGAAATAAGCAATAATTACGAAAGGAATAATCAAAGAAGTAATAACCTAAcataagcatggatatcataattaaTAATACAATAAAACACAAGGAAACAAGTTCCACCCTCATACTTTAACctaacaacaacgcataagtattcgtcacctcacatatatgttatTTCTACACattaaacacgtagcaaatagactaaCAAGTCTTAATCCCtgaagtcaaggttaatcacgatacttacctcgctacgcaatcaaatcaaagctcaaccggggcctttcctctaaaatttgcctccaaaccaatcgaatctaaccaaatatagtccaaacaattcaaaataagctttagaaactacctatGAGTCAAAAacattcaatctttaatgattttggaaaaagtcaacaaaagtcaaccccgacttGGTCAAAACATGAGATttggaccaaaacccaattacccattcacccccgaacccgattatataattagtttaaaaatccgacctcaatttgaggtctaaatctcaatttctctaaatacccaatttctacctaaatccctaatttctaccatgaacaACCATAAATTAAAGGctaaaaatcaatgggtgttgatggaaatggaagaaaacaagttaaaatatactaacctatgaagtggggatgaaattcctcttcaaaatcgcctctaggctgaGCTCAAATGTGAAGATGGTGAAACTTGAAGAAAATCTCGTCTTAGGGATATTTTAAATTACTGGCATCGGGTCTTCATTGCGTCCGCGAAGGAcctgacgcgatcgcgaagcactatGGCCCAATtggtcttcgtgttcgcgagatgctctacgcattcgcgatggcCCTTCTCCTGGCGTTCGCGTAGAACACTCAACAGATCCCCTCCCAGGCCCatacccttcgcattcgcgtggtATTGGTCGCGTACGCGAAGGATGATCCCACcaattcttcgcattcgcgaactcAACCTCGCATTCGCATAGAGGAAATCTCACCCTAGCCCAGGTtaaccttcacgatcgcgaagaataagGCACCATACACCAGAATCTCTGAAACCAACAA
This region of Nicotiana tomentosiformis chromosome 4, ASM39032v3, whole genome shotgun sequence genomic DNA includes:
- the LOC138909410 gene encoding nucleolin 2-like, translated to MNEDGSIQDMHTRELTIDEAKDLQKLTIDELIGNLKTNEMNKKKDHERREPKKEKNLVLKADSSDSSGDDTDMAYLKQRFQKKGYFIKDCPLHKQDNYKHNADKTIKRNPLPDSKFKRRDAADNVVKQALDAWGDSSSKSKGDDEQRDTSMMAVESEAAEYESIFAQMEKSDEEEDNDDDETVVKRSSQKWYMDNGCSKHMIGRMDGFLSLKVLQGESVSFGNGKKGYIPGV